The following are encoded in a window of uncultured Sphaerochaeta sp. genomic DNA:
- the secF gene encoding protein translocase subunit SecF: protein MLKKDIPVIKLRWYAWALAVVLLLAGGISFAVLGGFNLGVDFESGLSQRIQIAPIGLEVTYAGNKDAVLAVSGSGLSLEVRGDEGVSSTNFSASEYPTAQDLATALGAVQNINVAVVDGSLETAQLLSGYGFPATLSAEPTKLNFQSSGNTNIEDVRSALDSLGNVRVQTVGVDGSQTFQVRLGIKEGATQDSMETEVKNALNAAFGAGNVVVLQSDYIGPKFSATLLSSSILAIVVAMALILLYIWVRFRFAYAVSSLIALVHDIFMMLTVITLFRFEFSGITVAALLTIIGYSLNNTIVIFDRIRENVALAPDASLSVNIDHSVTQSMSRTVMSAVTTLIAIIPLAIFASGDIQLFAVKMGFGILFGTYSSNLLAPAMLYWISNAQAKKKEKKAE from the coding sequence ATGCTTAAGAAAGATATTCCTGTTATCAAGCTTCGCTGGTACGCCTGGGCTTTGGCTGTAGTCCTCCTGCTCGCCGGAGGTATCTCCTTCGCTGTGTTGGGTGGTTTTAACCTGGGTGTTGATTTTGAAAGTGGATTGAGCCAGAGAATTCAGATAGCTCCCATTGGATTGGAAGTTACCTATGCTGGAAACAAGGATGCAGTCCTTGCTGTCTCTGGTTCTGGCCTTAGTCTTGAAGTTCGTGGTGATGAAGGGGTTTCCAGTACCAACTTCAGTGCTTCTGAGTATCCAACTGCACAGGATCTTGCAACTGCGCTTGGTGCAGTACAGAACATCAATGTGGCAGTTGTTGACGGGTCATTGGAAACAGCTCAGCTCCTTAGTGGATATGGCTTCCCTGCAACACTCTCTGCTGAACCTACCAAGCTTAATTTCCAGAGCAGTGGAAATACAAACATTGAAGATGTACGTTCTGCTTTGGATTCGCTGGGTAATGTACGTGTACAGACTGTTGGAGTGGATGGAAGCCAGACATTCCAGGTCCGTCTCGGCATCAAGGAAGGTGCAACTCAGGATTCCATGGAAACCGAGGTAAAGAATGCATTGAATGCTGCATTCGGTGCTGGTAATGTTGTGGTTCTCCAGAGTGATTACATTGGACCGAAGTTCAGTGCAACATTGCTCTCCAGCTCCATTCTCGCCATCGTGGTTGCAATGGCCTTGATCCTTCTCTATATTTGGGTCAGGTTCCGTTTTGCTTATGCAGTGTCATCCTTGATTGCACTTGTACATGATATCTTTATGATGCTTACGGTAATCACGCTCTTCCGCTTCGAGTTCTCTGGTATCACTGTTGCAGCGCTGCTGACCATCATTGGTTACTCACTGAACAATACAATCGTTATCTTCGATCGTATCCGTGAGAATGTGGCATTGGCACCAGATGCTTCATTGAGTGTGAATATCGACCATAGTGTTACACAGTCAATGAGTAGAACGGTAATGAGTGCAGTCACCACCTTGATTGCTATCATCCCGCTTGCAATATTTGCTTCCGGTGACATCCAGCTCTTTGCAGTGAAGATGGGCTTTGGTATCCTCTTTGGAACCTACTCATCAAACCTGCTTGCGCCTGCGATGCTTTACTGGATCAGCAATGCTCAAGCAAAGAAAAAAGAGAAGAAAGCAGAGTAA
- a CDS encoding DUF1653 domain-containing protein, which yields MVIPQEIQKGWYRHFKGGLYQVVDTVIESESLTTMVLYRPKDSDYLWVRPYQMFISEVTREGKTHKRFTYIGERLPE from the coding sequence ATGGTAATCCCCCAGGAAATTCAGAAAGGTTGGTATCGGCATTTCAAGGGTGGGCTGTACCAGGTGGTGGATACGGTCATTGAGAGTGAATCGCTCACCACCATGGTGCTCTACCGCCCTAAGGATAGCGATTACTTGTGGGTTCGTCCCTACCAGATGTTTATCTCCGAAGTGACACGGGAAGGAAAAACCCATAAACGGTTCACGTATATTGGAGAGAGACTGCCAGAATAA
- the groL gene encoding chaperonin GroEL (60 kDa chaperone family; promotes refolding of misfolded polypeptides especially under stressful conditions; forms two stacked rings of heptamers to form a barrel-shaped 14mer; ends can be capped by GroES; misfolded proteins enter the barrel where they are refolded when GroES binds) produces MAKQLQFNEEARKSLVAGVEKISRAVMATLGPKGRLVVLDKKFGAPTVTKDGVSVAREIELENPFENMGAQLLKEVATKTNDVAGDGTTTATVLAWSIIKEGMKSVAAGVNPMGIRRGIDKAVADAVAEIKKQAKMIKDKEEIAQVASISANNDRTIGDEIANAMEKVGLDGVITVEESKTIETTTDFVEGMQFDRGYLSAYFCNNRDTMTALLDDPFILIYDKKISNMKELLPVLEKVAQASKPLLIIAEDVDGEALATLVVNSVRGILNVVAVKAPGFGDRRKAMLEDIAILTGGEVISEELGLKLENADLSQLGRAKNIKVEKENTTIINGNGKQSDIKDRIAQIKAQIGDTTSDYDREKLQERLAKLAGGVAVLNVGAATEVELKEKKHRVEDALSATRAAIEEGVIPGGGVALIQAVQVMDKMDISKFTEDEQVGYKIVRRALEEPIRQIAQNAGLDGSLIADKCKHEKPGIGYDAESGKWVNMSESGIIDPVKVTRSALQNAASIASLILTTECVVTDIPEPAAPASPGPEGMGGMM; encoded by the coding sequence ATGGCAAAACAATTGCAGTTCAATGAAGAGGCACGCAAGTCCCTAGTGGCTGGTGTTGAAAAGATCTCCCGCGCAGTAATGGCAACGCTTGGCCCGAAAGGTCGCCTGGTTGTTCTCGACAAGAAGTTCGGTGCTCCGACTGTCACGAAAGACGGTGTTTCCGTAGCACGCGAAATCGAGCTGGAAAACCCGTTTGAAAACATGGGTGCCCAGCTTCTCAAGGAAGTTGCAACCAAGACCAACGATGTTGCAGGTGATGGTACCACCACCGCTACCGTTCTTGCCTGGTCCATTATCAAGGAAGGCATGAAGAGTGTGGCCGCAGGTGTCAACCCAATGGGTATTCGCCGTGGTATCGACAAGGCTGTTGCTGACGCCGTTGCCGAGATCAAGAAACAGGCCAAGATGATCAAGGACAAGGAAGAGATTGCACAAGTCGCTTCCATCAGTGCAAACAATGATCGCACCATCGGTGATGAGATCGCCAATGCGATGGAGAAGGTTGGTCTGGACGGAGTAATAACCGTTGAAGAGTCCAAGACGATTGAGACCACCACTGATTTCGTGGAAGGAATGCAGTTCGATCGTGGCTATCTCTCTGCATATTTCTGCAATAACCGTGATACCATGACCGCTCTTCTTGATGATCCTTTCATCCTTATCTATGACAAGAAGATCAGCAACATGAAAGAGTTGCTTCCTGTGCTCGAGAAGGTTGCACAGGCAAGTAAGCCGTTGCTTATCATCGCAGAGGATGTGGACGGTGAGGCTCTTGCAACCTTGGTTGTAAACAGTGTTCGTGGCATTTTGAATGTCGTTGCTGTAAAGGCTCCTGGATTTGGTGACCGTCGTAAGGCAATGCTTGAGGATATTGCTATCCTTACCGGTGGCGAGGTCATCAGTGAAGAGCTTGGCCTGAAACTTGAGAATGCTGATCTTTCCCAGCTTGGTCGTGCAAAGAACATCAAGGTTGAGAAGGAGAATACCACGATCATCAACGGAAATGGTAAGCAGAGCGACATCAAGGACCGTATTGCCCAGATCAAGGCACAGATTGGGGACACCACCAGTGATTATGACCGCGAGAAGCTTCAGGAACGTTTGGCTAAACTTGCCGGTGGCGTTGCTGTCCTGAATGTGGGTGCTGCTACTGAAGTTGAGCTGAAAGAGAAGAAGCACCGAGTTGAGGATGCCCTCTCAGCTACCCGTGCAGCAATCGAGGAAGGCGTCATTCCTGGTGGTGGTGTTGCACTCATTCAGGCTGTCCAGGTAATGGACAAGATGGACATCTCGAAGTTCACTGAAGATGAGCAGGTCGGATACAAGATTGTTCGCCGTGCACTTGAGGAGCCGATTCGTCAGATTGCCCAGAATGCTGGACTTGATGGTTCGCTCATAGCTGACAAGTGCAAGCATGAAAAGCCGGGTATCGGTTATGATGCTGAGAGTGGTAAGTGGGTCAATATGTCCGAAAGCGGCATTATCGATCCGGTAAAGGTCACCAGAAGTGCATTGCAGAACGCTGCATCCATCGCTTCTTTGATTCTTACCACTGAATGTGTGGTAACAGATATTCCAGAACCCGCAGCTCCTGCTTCACCAGGACCTGAGGGCATGGGCGGGATGATGTAA
- the yajC gene encoding preprotein translocase subunit YajC codes for MLSLISAMAAPETAGAAGSTGSMMTTFVTFGLIIVIFYFLIIRPQKKRDKETKEMLSSIKKGDKVVSIGGIHGTVVAVKETTVVVKVDDNTRMEFSRNAISSIVNRKGDGATASSKKKSKKEEQVSAPEKSVEAPVEEVPAEAEKKDK; via the coding sequence ATGCTTTCATTGATTAGTGCTATGGCAGCCCCTGAAACGGCTGGCGCCGCAGGTTCAACCGGTTCGATGATGACGACCTTTGTTACGTTCGGTCTCATCATTGTTATCTTCTATTTCTTGATTATCCGTCCGCAAAAGAAGCGGGACAAGGAAACCAAGGAGATGCTCTCCTCTATTAAGAAAGGGGATAAGGTTGTCTCGATTGGTGGAATTCATGGAACCGTTGTTGCGGTGAAAGAGACTACCGTGGTGGTCAAGGTTGACGACAACACGCGTATGGAGTTCTCCAGAAATGCTATCAGCAGCATCGTGAACAGAAAGGGCGATGGTGCAACTGCTTCCAGCAAGAAGAAGAGCAAAAAGGAAGAGCAGGTATCTGCTCCTGAGAAGAGTGTTGAGGCTCCCGTTGAGGAAGTCCCTGCTGAAGCTGAGAAGAAAGACAAATAA
- a CDS encoding DUF2207 domain-containing protein, with translation MVKKTLLILFVLVLSLTALSAEDYQFESYALEVDVRLDNSYAMQEHIVVDFSSPRHGIFREIPVLFGRQRVKLTNLEANVPIIKDSVSSGYATFRLGSEDRTVTDIQEYQIRYDYAIGDDRNDEYDEFYYNIVGVGWQAPIEHVSFTVNFPKPIDPSMVFLTGGVYGTTAQRGNFEISADGMTITGEAEDLYPGEALTLRVQMEEGYYSDVRPFIDFTIPASIIALLVALAASVHATILFRRYGKEELFIPVVRFDPPDDLSPMQVGYLADGVVDNKDLTSMIFYWADQGCLTISEHGKKEFTFTKIKDPVTIKAHEKHLFSALFACGDGTEVTLKQLEKSSFSKDLEKAKTEVRAYFKGERELKDGKAERKRIAAMLYGALSVVLMAIASTISYIGAETVVFLVVGFFSLGTFALVASRLDAIWEISSAFKKGFKFFILGVSALFLFTFAFLFMNPVFGHGVFYSVVMSIALVAIPAYLGFLAIVTGKRSAYAQKKLEEIVGYREFISKVEMDKLKMMIDSDPSLFYHVLSYAIVLGLEDVWAKKFAKIALAEPQWYIGNRPIRNALFYSALSHRMHTSVMEKVVYAQAKSGSRSPVRSSFGSGGFSGGGFGGGGGGAW, from the coding sequence ATGGTAAAGAAAACACTCCTGATACTTTTTGTTCTTGTTCTAAGTCTTACCGCGTTATCTGCAGAGGACTATCAATTTGAGTCGTATGCATTGGAAGTTGATGTGAGGTTGGACAATAGTTATGCAATGCAGGAACACATTGTTGTCGATTTCTCATCTCCCAGGCATGGCATCTTCAGGGAAATTCCGGTTCTCTTTGGTCGGCAGAGAGTCAAGCTTACCAATCTGGAAGCAAACGTGCCGATCATCAAGGACTCGGTATCCTCGGGATATGCTACCTTCCGCCTCGGTTCTGAGGACAGGACAGTCACAGACATTCAGGAGTACCAGATCAGGTATGACTACGCCATCGGCGATGACAGGAACGATGAATATGATGAGTTCTACTATAATATTGTAGGAGTAGGGTGGCAAGCTCCTATCGAGCATGTCTCTTTTACGGTGAACTTTCCCAAACCTATTGATCCTTCCATGGTATTCCTCACCGGAGGGGTATATGGTACCACTGCACAGCGTGGGAATTTCGAGATCAGTGCTGATGGGATGACCATAACAGGGGAGGCTGAGGACCTGTACCCAGGAGAAGCGCTTACCCTGCGCGTGCAAATGGAGGAGGGGTACTATTCCGATGTGCGCCCTTTTATTGATTTCACCATTCCCGCCTCAATCATTGCGCTGTTAGTTGCACTTGCTGCTTCCGTACATGCCACGATTCTTTTCCGTCGATACGGAAAAGAGGAGCTCTTTATCCCGGTGGTTCGTTTCGACCCTCCCGATGATCTCTCGCCAATGCAAGTGGGATACTTGGCTGATGGGGTTGTGGATAACAAAGATCTCACCAGTATGATCTTCTACTGGGCTGACCAAGGTTGCCTGACCATCAGTGAACATGGTAAGAAGGAGTTCACCTTCACCAAGATCAAGGATCCTGTCACCATCAAGGCACATGAGAAGCACCTATTCTCTGCTTTGTTTGCCTGTGGTGATGGTACAGAAGTAACGCTCAAGCAGTTGGAGAAGAGCTCATTCAGCAAAGATCTTGAGAAGGCAAAGACTGAAGTACGTGCCTATTTCAAGGGAGAGCGGGAGCTCAAGGATGGCAAGGCTGAAAGAAAACGTATTGCAGCCATGCTTTATGGTGCTCTTTCCGTGGTATTGATGGCGATTGCTTCAACCATTTCCTATATTGGTGCTGAAACGGTGGTATTCTTGGTTGTTGGGTTCTTCAGCCTTGGTACGTTTGCTTTGGTTGCCAGCCGACTGGATGCCATCTGGGAGATTTCTTCCGCTTTCAAGAAGGGATTCAAGTTTTTCATCTTGGGTGTCTCGGCACTTTTTCTCTTCACCTTCGCCTTCCTGTTCATGAACCCCGTATTCGGTCATGGAGTGTTCTACTCGGTTGTCATGTCGATTGCTCTTGTTGCAATCCCTGCATATTTAGGTTTTTTAGCTATTGTTACGGGAAAACGTAGTGCATATGCACAGAAGAAGCTTGAGGAGATTGTGGGATATCGAGAATTTATCAGCAAGGTGGAAATGGACAAGCTGAAAATGATGATCGACAGTGATCCTTCACTGTTCTACCACGTACTCAGTTATGCAATCGTACTTGGACTGGAAGATGTTTGGGCTAAGAAGTTCGCGAAAATTGCGCTTGCAGAACCCCAGTGGTATATTGGAAACCGACCGATTAGGAATGCTCTTTTTTATAGCGCATTAAGCCATAGGATGCATACCAGCGTTATGGAAAAAGTCGTGTATGCCCAGGCGAAGAGTGGCTCCAGGTCCCCGGTACGATCCTCCTTTGGGTCGGGTGGCTTCTCCGGTGGAGGCTTTGGCGGCGGAGGCGGTGGGGCATGGTAA
- a CDS encoding RNA-binding protein has protein sequence MAKKIYVGNMSYRTTEEELRDLFAQYGTVLSANIIIDRETRRPKGFAFVEMEEDASADAAISELDGKDFGGRNLRVNEAIAKPRPAHGSYRH, from the coding sequence ATGGCCAAGAAAATTTATGTCGGAAACATGAGTTACCGGACAACCGAAGAAGAACTTCGGGACCTGTTCGCACAGTACGGTACTGTACTCAGTGCCAATATCATCATTGACCGCGAAACCCGACGCCCCAAAGGGTTCGCCTTCGTGGAAATGGAAGAGGATGCATCTGCCGATGCTGCGATTTCCGAGCTGGATGGCAAGGATTTCGGTGGGCGAAACCTTCGTGTGAATGAAGCGATCGCAAAACCCAGACCGGCACACGGCAGTTATCGCCACTAA
- a CDS encoding DUF92 domain-containing protein, translating into MSDYANLVPPSGSLASLFNTFFFALPAAFWVLVGIMAVVATASYFAKQLTPGGAVAAFLVGFGTTWVLGFGALATLLLFFLSAGVLGKIAKRALAFDVMKIHKKGGRRDASQVYANGLMALVSALLYALNPSIPFLVMFGASVGEAASDTFASEVGILSKTKPVSIITGRPMTPGLSGAVSPLGLASGLLGAILVALCVWGCFLPITGKSALYVSVIALSSFFGCLLDSVLGATVQAHYYDEVGDRITEHAVVDGRILPLERGIRWVDNDVVNLLSNVASALFGMSLTLIIG; encoded by the coding sequence ATGAGTGATTACGCGAACCTGGTTCCCCCAAGTGGATCGCTGGCATCGCTCTTCAATACCTTCTTCTTTGCTCTCCCTGCTGCCTTTTGGGTGTTGGTGGGTATCATGGCCGTGGTGGCAACAGCAAGTTATTTTGCCAAGCAACTCACCCCTGGTGGGGCAGTGGCTGCTTTCTTGGTTGGGTTTGGCACTACTTGGGTTCTTGGTTTTGGTGCACTGGCAACCTTGTTGCTCTTCTTTCTTTCTGCGGGGGTATTGGGAAAGATTGCAAAACGTGCGCTGGCCTTCGATGTGATGAAAATTCATAAGAAAGGTGGTAGGCGCGACGCATCCCAGGTCTATGCCAATGGATTGATGGCATTGGTCAGTGCCCTGCTCTATGCCTTGAATCCTTCCATCCCCTTCTTGGTGATGTTTGGGGCTTCGGTAGGGGAGGCTGCAAGCGATACCTTCGCAAGTGAGGTTGGCATCCTCTCAAAAACCAAACCAGTTTCCATCATCACTGGACGACCCATGACTCCAGGTCTTAGTGGTGCGGTTAGTCCTTTGGGGCTTGCCAGTGGATTGTTGGGAGCAATACTGGTTGCTCTCTGTGTTTGGGGGTGTTTCCTGCCTATCACAGGGAAGAGTGCTCTCTATGTTTCAGTAATAGCATTGAGTTCCTTTTTTGGGTGTTTGCTCGATAGTGTGCTCGGTGCTACCGTCCAGGCTCACTACTATGATGAGGTGGGTGACCGCATTACCGAGCATGCAGTAGTGGATGGAAGAATCCTTCCACTTGAGAGAGGGATCCGTTGGGTCGATAATGATGTGGTTAACCTGCTGAGCAATGTGGCTTCAGCCCTGTTTGGCATGTCACTTACCCTGATAATAGGGTAA
- a CDS encoding ISAs1 family transposase — MRFETLRMQIEDFQSSSTIKVKDAGNETRIRILKKILKLFGDVPDCRVQGRTVYPLGEVILMLFLATLAGSESCLSTQDFWMSNAKLYRRLFGKETIPSHDTFRRVLSIIRAEELNALLVSVLHNSDTAIRKALKLPTPPKRIVSVDGKQLRGTGRKAETGQEIKDLQVLNIYEQDTETCLFSEAIESKTNEIPHAQKLLARMHLKDTVVTFDAMHMQTRTIGIIAESKGDYIGGLKGNQGKAAEFARTLFTEENKQKLKGIDGCYHMTSEISHNQLEQRSFYLYPLTQSEKKGLFSEWKKVFSVVCMAKTMRHNITGKETEEIRYYLTSLKDIGDAAHCIRSHWMIENSLHWNLDTTFREDDMALSDRNAALNQSILNKACLSLYKKMSDLMGGTQKISKKRLRKIFGWNFNDAMSQALTLMDPATFAKSVEIIPRKTT, encoded by the coding sequence ATGAGGTTTGAGACACTGAGGATGCAGATAGAGGATTTCCAGTCTTCCAGCACCATCAAGGTAAAGGATGCAGGCAATGAGACGAGGATCCGCATCCTGAAGAAGATACTGAAACTGTTTGGGGACGTACCCGACTGCAGGGTCCAGGGACGGACTGTCTACCCGCTTGGGGAGGTCATCCTCATGCTGTTTCTCGCCACGCTGGCCGGGTCTGAGAGCTGCCTGTCCACACAGGATTTCTGGATGAGCAACGCCAAGCTCTACAGGCGCCTGTTCGGCAAGGAGACCATCCCCAGCCATGATACATTCAGGAGGGTCCTCTCCATCATCAGGGCCGAGGAGCTCAATGCATTGCTGGTAAGCGTATTGCACAATTCGGATACGGCAATCAGGAAGGCACTGAAACTGCCGACCCCTCCCAAGAGGATAGTGTCGGTGGATGGCAAGCAACTCAGGGGCACAGGACGCAAGGCAGAGACAGGGCAAGAGATCAAGGACCTGCAGGTCCTCAATATATATGAGCAGGATACGGAAACCTGTCTCTTCTCCGAGGCGATAGAATCCAAGACAAATGAAATCCCCCATGCCCAGAAGCTTCTCGCGAGGATGCACCTCAAGGACACGGTGGTCACCTTCGATGCCATGCACATGCAGACCAGGACCATCGGCATCATTGCCGAGTCAAAAGGTGACTATATAGGGGGCCTGAAGGGCAACCAGGGCAAAGCCGCTGAATTCGCCAGGACACTGTTTACCGAAGAGAACAAGCAGAAGCTCAAGGGTATTGATGGTTGCTACCACATGACGAGTGAGATCAGCCACAACCAGCTCGAGCAGCGGTCCTTCTATCTCTACCCACTGACCCAAAGCGAGAAGAAAGGGCTGTTTTCGGAGTGGAAGAAGGTCTTCTCCGTGGTATGCATGGCCAAGACGATGAGACACAACATCACCGGCAAGGAGACGGAGGAGATCCGCTACTACCTTACCAGCCTGAAGGACATCGGTGATGCAGCTCATTGCATACGTTCGCATTGGATGATTGAAAACAGCCTGCACTGGAACCTTGATACGACCTTTCGCGAGGATGACATGGCCCTGAGTGACAGGAATGCAGCCCTCAACCAGAGCATATTGAACAAGGCATGTCTCTCGCTGTACAAGAAGATGAGCGACCTCATGGGGGGAACACAGAAGATCAGCAAGAAAAGGCTGAGGAAAATCTTCGGCTGGAACTTCAACGATGCCATGTCCCAAGCGCTGACGCTGATGGACCCTGCCACCTTCGCGAAATCTGTGGAGATTATACCGAGAAAGACTACATAG
- the ispH gene encoding 4-hydroxy-3-methylbut-2-enyl diphosphate reductase: MKLILSRTMGYCKGVSRALDLATSALQDAKDAHKPVYSLGKLIHNDDTCAFFADQGMQVITGAEGHEPGLVVLRAHGVPDRVRFSFVKAGFDLVDATCPVVKHNLSRISAYAPTHTILIVGHPGHPETLAMRGVQLEGKVCDTILISGPEDVGIPEPGKSYVVFVQTTFDQGLWNTIQKALRAWEQYGCTMLFANEVCPSSINRRQATLELTDACDAVVVIGGKESANTRALYQLVREKGKMAWHIENETEITDDMRSYDILGITAGASTPSLVIQRVIDRLQQE; this comes from the coding sequence ATGAAACTGATACTTTCCAGAACCATGGGATATTGCAAAGGGGTCTCCAGGGCCTTGGACCTTGCTACCTCTGCATTGCAGGATGCAAAAGATGCCCACAAGCCTGTATATTCCTTGGGTAAGCTTATTCATAACGATGACACGTGTGCCTTTTTCGCTGATCAGGGGATGCAGGTTATTACAGGAGCAGAGGGTCATGAGCCCGGATTGGTTGTACTGCGTGCACACGGTGTGCCTGATAGGGTGCGATTTTCTTTTGTGAAAGCCGGGTTTGACTTGGTTGATGCGACATGTCCGGTGGTAAAGCATAACCTTTCGAGGATTTCTGCATATGCACCTACACATACCATCTTGATTGTTGGGCACCCTGGTCATCCAGAGACGCTCGCCATGCGAGGGGTTCAGTTAGAAGGGAAGGTCTGCGATACTATTCTGATCTCTGGTCCTGAGGATGTTGGTATTCCGGAACCAGGCAAATCCTATGTGGTGTTTGTACAGACAACGTTTGACCAGGGGTTATGGAATACCATTCAAAAAGCCTTGAGGGCATGGGAGCAGTATGGGTGTACGATGCTTTTTGCCAATGAGGTCTGTCCCAGTTCCATCAATCGTCGGCAGGCTACCCTTGAGCTGACTGATGCATGTGATGCAGTGGTGGTGATAGGTGGTAAGGAGAGTGCAAACACCAGGGCGCTCTACCAATTGGTACGAGAAAAGGGAAAGATGGCCTGGCATATAGAGAATGAAACAGAAATTACCGACGATATGCGCAGCTATGATATACTGGGTATAACAGCAGGGGCATCAACCCCTTCTCTGGTGATTCAACGCGTAATCGATAGGTTGCAACAGGAGTGA
- the secD gene encoding protein translocase subunit SecD, with translation MKKRSRLVVVLVVVLLCGFFLYPTIAWYGFVPQDTKELATGSNVQIKEYSRGQASRDLRSLKELVADDPQAALPSEFSYLKDYAKENYKAMKRSVPRNWTLEALFAGFYNEQDMFDSAESYYRTSLLDLKALGNKALQLGLDLEGGMSILLEADVASYEDKIGKTASSGAISEAIRQDIEILEKRIDQFGVSEPVIRLQGDDQILIEIPGAADPERVNSFLRGKGSLVFKIVDTTLTAELNAFYAENPSEVYTDTGALKQPDFLPAGKIAAGYYISDEYGIDELESYVVVEDEIGLDGIHLESATTATDGITGRPVVNFQLDSLGGDIFYKLTSTHVGDTMAVVMDGKVKAMATINEGIRSNVQISGFDAEEAADLAIVLRTAALPIELIVSSQQAVGATLGEDAVSAGLKAIAVGLALVIILMFAYYHVSGLVANLALLLNLFFMISVLSAFNFTLTLTSVAGLILTLGMAVDTNVIIFERIKEERRLGKSDVAAIKAGFDKAFWTVMDANITTIIAALVLSQLGSSAVKGFANTLAIGIVSSVFTALFVSHLIFDATVAQREGKKLHISWRKN, from the coding sequence ATGAAAAAACGGAGTCGTCTGGTGGTCGTTCTGGTGGTCGTCTTGTTGTGCGGGTTCTTCCTCTATCCCACGATTGCTTGGTATGGATTCGTACCGCAGGACACCAAGGAACTTGCAACAGGCTCAAATGTACAGATTAAGGAGTATTCCCGTGGACAGGCTTCACGCGATCTCCGCTCGCTCAAGGAGTTGGTCGCTGATGACCCACAGGCAGCCCTGCCTTCTGAGTTCTCCTATCTAAAGGATTACGCGAAGGAAAATTACAAAGCCATGAAGCGTTCAGTTCCCCGGAATTGGACTCTTGAAGCATTGTTTGCCGGGTTCTATAACGAACAGGATATGTTCGATTCAGCTGAGTCCTACTACCGCACGTCCTTGCTTGATCTGAAGGCTTTGGGAAACAAAGCACTACAGCTTGGATTGGACCTTGAAGGTGGTATGAGTATTCTCTTGGAGGCTGATGTAGCTTCCTATGAGGATAAGATTGGCAAGACTGCATCCTCAGGTGCGATTTCTGAGGCAATTCGCCAGGATATCGAGATTCTCGAGAAACGAATTGACCAGTTTGGTGTCAGTGAGCCTGTCATTCGTTTACAAGGTGATGACCAGATTCTTATTGAGATTCCAGGTGCTGCAGACCCAGAGCGTGTAAATTCCTTCCTTCGTGGTAAGGGTTCCCTTGTCTTCAAGATTGTCGACACCACCCTTACCGCTGAATTGAATGCTTTCTACGCCGAGAATCCTTCTGAGGTTTATACCGATACTGGTGCACTGAAGCAGCCAGATTTCTTGCCCGCCGGTAAGATAGCTGCAGGTTACTATATCAGTGACGAGTATGGGATCGATGAGCTAGAGAGCTATGTAGTAGTAGAGGACGAAATCGGCCTTGATGGAATCCACCTTGAGAGTGCAACCACCGCAACCGATGGGATAACCGGTAGACCAGTGGTTAACTTCCAGTTGGACAGCCTTGGTGGCGATATCTTCTACAAGCTCACATCTACCCACGTTGGGGATACCATGGCAGTTGTGATGGACGGCAAGGTTAAGGCCATGGCCACCATCAATGAAGGGATTAGGAGCAACGTTCAGATTTCCGGGTTCGATGCTGAAGAAGCAGCTGACCTTGCTATCGTTCTGCGTACCGCTGCACTTCCCATCGAGTTGATTGTCAGCAGCCAGCAGGCTGTTGGTGCTACCCTTGGTGAAGATGCTGTATCGGCTGGTTTGAAGGCCATTGCTGTTGGACTTGCTTTGGTTATCATTTTGATGTTCGCCTACTACCACGTCAGTGGCCTTGTGGCAAACCTCGCATTGTTGCTGAACTTGTTCTTCATGATCAGTGTTCTCTCTGCTTTCAATTTCACGTTGACCTTGACCAGTGTTGCCGGTCTTATCCTTACCTTGGGGATGGCTGTTGATACCAATGTCATCATCTTTGAGCGTATCAAGGAAGAGCGAAGGTTGGGCAAGAGTGATGTTGCCGCAATCAAGGCAGGATTTGATAAAGCATTCTGGACTGTCATGGATGCAAACATAACCACAATCATTGCAGCTCTGGTACTCTCCCAGCTTGGAAGTAGTGCAGTCAAGGGCTTTGCGAATACCCTTGCTATCGGTATTGTAAGCTCGGTATTTACTGCGTTGTTTGTTTCGCATCTTATCTTTGATGCGACCGTCGCCCAACGTGAGGGCAAGAAGCTACACATCAGCTGGAGGAAAAACTAA